The following nucleotide sequence is from Brevinematales bacterium.
ACAGTTATCCTATTCAGACCGGCGGATTTTAAGTCTTTTGCCTTTTCTTTCAGAAAAAAGCCGTTTGTAGTAAGGCTAAGGTCTTCTATTGGCAAGGCTGATAGCATTGCTATTAGTTTCTCTATGTCTCTCCTTAGCAGTGGTTCTCCACCAGTGAGCCTTACCTTTTTTATGCCAAGTGGCAAAATACTCCTTACAAAGTCCCTTATCTCTTCAAAGCTGAGTATTTCCTCGCGTCTAAAGAAGTGGTATTCTTCTCCTTCTGGCATACAAAATTGGCAACGAAAATTGCACCTGTCTGTGACTGAGATGCGTAGGTCCCGCAGCTCTCTTCCAAGTCTATCAAGTATCATGCACCCATCACCCATTGACTTTTCCCATCTCTAAATCTGTCTCTTNNNNNNNNNNTCTTTAAGAGAGTGAAGGCTTACAGTTATCCTATTCAGACCGGCGGATTTTAAGTCTTTTGCCTTTTCTTTCAGAAAAAAGCCGTTTGTAGTAAGGCT
It contains:
- a CDS encoding radical SAM protein, which codes for MPEGEEYHFFRREEILSFEEIRDFVRSILPLGIKKVRLTGGEPLLRRDIEKLIAMLSALPIEDLSLTTNGFFLKEKAKDLKSAGLNRITV